The following proteins come from a genomic window of Flavobacterium crocinum:
- a CDS encoding antibiotic biosynthesis monooxygenase family protein, whose product MILEAAFLYVKPELASQFEADFAKASQYISSIDGYLGHRLEKCLEVENKYLLLVDWNTLEDHTIGFRTSEAHLEWKKILHHYYEPFPIVEHFETVFENKK is encoded by the coding sequence ATGATTTTAGAAGCAGCATTTCTTTATGTAAAACCAGAATTAGCCTCTCAATTTGAAGCTGATTTTGCAAAAGCAAGTCAATATATTTCATCAATCGATGGTTATTTAGGACATCGTCTGGAAAAATGTCTTGAAGTTGAAAACAAATATCTTTTACTGGTGGACTGGAATACGCTTGAAGATCACACAATAGGTTTCAGAACTTCTGAAGCGCATTTGGAATGGAAAAAGATTTTACATCATTATTACGAACCTTTTCCAATTGTAGAACATTTCGAAACCGTTTTTGAGAATAAAAAATAA
- a CDS encoding amidohydrolase family protein — protein MTRIITIFCFFIAQIGFSQTAESYLEKIRNNEALLTAFFQQMPKGGDLHHHFSGSVYAEPLLERAISEDFYLNLQTMAVSKTKPENGNWENFSSLKNKGKLEYYEQQIMQTWSVKDYNGSVPSDDQFFDSFQKFEPTIQGHFAEGMLELKKRAIAENVSYIETQLSTIPCDMNVSDLTDFNTKLRLASAQKDESAVLKLLDELYKSLQKKDAKKYAEDFNTNFIAKLHKDLKMDDEKFTMRYQNFVLRFMEPVDLFKNLVIAFISSSESKLTAGVNIVSPEHGETSMKDYWLHMVMFKYCHSKFPDVKYTLHAGELTLGLVQPEELTWHINDAVYVAGANRIGHGVDMAYEANSYDLLKYMAQKNIPIEINLASNEFILKVKENRHPFTLYKDFNVPIVISTDDAGILRSNMTEQYVLLAKRYPDVNYETIKKYVYNSINYSFIQDASVKKQLIKDLDNRFKTFEAKFSKN, from the coding sequence ATGACAAGAATAATTACAATTTTCTGCTTTTTTATAGCACAAATCGGCTTTTCTCAGACGGCTGAGAGTTATCTAGAAAAAATCAGAAATAATGAAGCGCTCTTAACAGCTTTTTTTCAACAAATGCCAAAAGGAGGCGATTTACACCACCATTTTTCAGGATCCGTTTATGCAGAACCTCTTTTAGAAAGAGCTATTTCAGAAGACTTTTATCTGAATTTACAAACTATGGCCGTTTCTAAAACCAAACCTGAAAATGGAAACTGGGAAAACTTCTCCTCTCTTAAAAATAAAGGAAAATTAGAGTATTACGAACAACAAATCATGCAGACCTGGTCGGTTAAAGATTATAACGGTTCTGTTCCTTCTGATGATCAGTTTTTTGATTCTTTTCAAAAGTTTGAGCCTACAATTCAAGGTCATTTTGCAGAAGGAATGTTAGAATTAAAAAAACGGGCCATTGCAGAAAATGTTTCTTATATCGAAACACAATTATCGACAATTCCTTGTGATATGAATGTTTCTGACTTAACTGATTTCAATACAAAACTTCGCTTAGCTTCTGCTCAAAAAGATGAAAGCGCTGTTCTGAAACTTTTAGATGAATTGTATAAATCACTTCAGAAAAAAGACGCCAAAAAATACGCCGAAGATTTCAATACTAATTTCATTGCAAAACTTCACAAAGATTTAAAAATGGATGATGAAAAATTCACGATGCGTTATCAAAACTTCGTATTGCGTTTTATGGAACCGGTAGATTTATTTAAAAATCTGGTGATTGCTTTTATTTCGTCAAGCGAAAGTAAATTGACTGCAGGTGTAAATATTGTTTCTCCAGAACATGGGGAAACTTCTATGAAGGACTATTGGCTTCATATGGTGATGTTTAAATATTGCCACTCTAAATTTCCTGACGTAAAATATACGCTTCACGCTGGTGAATTGACTTTAGGTTTGGTTCAGCCAGAAGAACTAACATGGCATATTAACGATGCTGTTTACGTTGCAGGCGCTAACAGAATCGGTCACGGAGTTGATATGGCTTACGAAGCCAATTCGTATGATTTATTGAAATATATGGCTCAAAAAAACATTCCAATTGAAATCAATTTAGCGAGCAATGAATTCATTTTAAAAGTAAAAGAAAACAGGCATCCGTTTACGCTTTACAAAGATTTTAATGTGCCAATTGTAATTAGTACAGACGATGCGGGAATTTTAAGAAGCAATATGACCGAACAATATGTTTTATTGGCAAAAAGATATCCTGACGTGAATTATGAAACGATAAAAAAATACGTTTACAACAGTATTAATTACAGTTTTATTCAGGACGCATCGGTTAAAAAACAATTGATTAAAGATTTAGACAATCGTTTTAAAACTTTTGAAGCGAAGTTTTCTAAAAACTAA
- the rlmH gene encoding 23S rRNA (pseudouridine(1915)-N(3))-methyltransferase RlmH, whose product MNIKLIAIGKTDNKSLQTLIDDYTKRLSFYIKFDLEIIPDIKNVKNLSESQQKEKEGELILSKLSPTDQLILLDENGKTFSSVGFSEELQKKMNSGVKTLVFVIGGPYGFSETVYKKAQGKVSLSLMTFSHQMVRLFFIEQLYRGFTILRNEPYHHQ is encoded by the coding sequence ATGAATATCAAACTCATCGCCATAGGCAAAACAGATAATAAATCGCTTCAGACTTTGATTGACGATTACACCAAACGTTTGTCCTTTTACATCAAATTTGATCTGGAGATTATTCCCGATATCAAAAACGTAAAAAATTTATCTGAAAGTCAGCAAAAGGAAAAAGAAGGCGAATTGATTTTATCGAAACTTTCCCCAACCGACCAATTAATTTTATTGGATGAAAACGGAAAAACATTCTCAAGCGTTGGTTTCTCTGAAGAATTACAAAAGAAAATGAATTCAGGCGTTAAAACTTTAGTTTTCGTAATTGGCGGTCCGTATGGGTTTTCTGAAACCGTTTATAAAAAAGCACAGGGAAAAGTGTCGCTTTCGCTGATGACGTTTTCACATCAAATGGTTCGTTTGTTTTTTATCGAACAATTGTACCGTGGATTTACCATTTTACGAAACGAACCTTATCATCATCAATAG